Proteins encoded together in one Benincasa hispida cultivar B227 chromosome 1, ASM972705v1, whole genome shotgun sequence window:
- the LOC120067304 gene encoding CAAX prenyl protease 1 homolog yields the protein MAFPYMEAVVGFMISMYIFETYLDIRQHSALKLPTLPKTLEGVISQEKFEKSRAYSLDKSHFHFVHEFVTIVMDSAILFLGVLPWFWKKSGEFVVLVGLNAENEILHTLAFLAGVMIWSQVTDLPFSLYSTFVIESRHGFNKQTIWLFFRDMIKGILLSILIGPPIVSAIIIIVQKGGPYLAIYLWAFMFTLSLVMMTLYPILIAPLFNKFTPLPPGDLREKIEKLASSLKFPLKKLFVVDGSTRSSHSNAYMYGFFKNKRIVLYDTLIQQCKNDEEIVAVIAHELGHWKLNHTMYSFIALQILTLLQFGGYTLVRNSSDLFRSFGFDTQPVLIGLIIFQHTVIPLQHLVSFGLNLVSRSFEFQADAFAKKLGYSAALRAGLVKLQEENLSAMNTDPWYSAYHYSHPPLVERLAALDRADKKEE from the exons ATGGCATTTCCGTACATGGAAGCTGTTGTTG GTTTTATGATATCAATGtatatttttgaaacttatttGGATATTCGGCAACACTCTGCTCTGAAACTGCCAACTCTTCCCAAAACTCTGGAAGGAGTTATAAGCCaagagaaatttgaaaaatccCGGGCTTACAGTCTCGATAAAAG CCACTTCCATTTTGTTCACGAGTTCGTAACTATAGTGATGGATTCTGCTATACTTTTTCTTGGAGTACTGCCATGGTTTTGGAAG AAATCTGGAGAGTTTGTGGTGTTGGTTGGCCTCAATGCCGAAAATGAAATTCTCCACACTCTTGCATTTCTAGCTGGGGTCATGATTTGGTCACAG GTTACAGATCTACCATTTTCTCTCTACTCAACTTTTGTGATCGAATCCCGTCATGGTTTTAAtaaa CAAACAATATGGTTATTCTTCAGGGATATGATTAAAGGGATTTTGTTGTCCATCTTAATTGGCCCACCAATTGTTTCTGCAATCATTATAATAGTACAG AAAGGAGGCCCTTACCTTGCCATCTATCTTTGGGCGTTTATGTTCACATTATCTCTTGTGATGATGACCCTTTATCCCATTCTTATAGCCCCTCTTTTCAATAAATTTACCCCT CTTCCTCCAGGTGACCTCAGGGAGAAGATTGAGAAACTTGCTTCCTCCCTCAAGTTCCCACTGAAGAAGTTGTTTGTTGTTGATGGATCCACGAGATCAAGTCATAGCAAT GCTTACATGTATGGTTTCTTCAAGAACAAGAGAATTGTCCTCTATGATACCTTGATCCAACAG TGCAAAAATGATGAGGAAATTGTTGCTGTCATAGCACACGAGTTGGGGCATTGGAAGCTAAATCATACGATGTACTCATTCATTGCATTACAG ATTCTTACACTTTTGCAATTTGGGGGCTATACCTTGGTGAGGAATTCCAGTGATTTGTTTCGAAGTTTTGGGTTTGATACTCAGCCAGTGCTTATTGGACTCATCATATTTCAG CACACTGTAATACCTCTCCAGCACCTAGTAAGCTTTGGTCTCAACCTTGTGAGCCGATCTTTTGAGTTCCAG GCTGATGCCTTTGCAAAGAAACTTGGTTATTCTGCAGCTCTTCGTGCTGGTCTTGTCAAACTACAG GAGGAAAATTTGTCTGCAATGAATACAGATCCCTGGTATTCCGCATATCATTATTCTCATCCTCCGCTTGTTGAAAGATTGGCTGCACTCGACCGAGCAGATAAGAAGGAGGAATAA
- the LOC120075697 gene encoding ethylene-responsive transcription factor RAP2-11-like, translating to MAAGRETNRSAAVSRCISKSSARRFVGVRQRPSGRWVAEIKDSSQRVRLWLGTYDTPEEAARAYDEAAIALRGENARTNFVSPATGSKFADIGVLKAKLSKNLQSIIARTSQQSKSLKNRVSDRFTFGNIFNFRSYQSATMADLTVIDKAAVQPSIIVPHIETDQPGSWDSSDGDGFRQLGFSSDGSEATGDWWVDRMLEDDYCNEGLKSKRFRVSSSVVVPPTFSGSPSYGEC from the coding sequence ATGGCCGCCGGTAGAGAAACCAACAGATCCGCCGCAGTCTCCCGCTGCATATCTAAATCTTCGGCACGACGGTTCGTCGGAGTCCGGCAGCGGCCGTCCGGCCGGTGGGTAGCGGAAATAAAAGACTCTTCTCAGAGAGTTCGCCTCTGGTTGGGCACTTACGACACACCGGAGGAAGCCGCTAGAGCCTACGACGAGGCCGCCATTGCTCTTCGCGGCGAAAACGCGAGGACCAATTTCGTGTCTCCGGCGACCGGTTCAAAATTTGCCGACATCGGCGTGTTGAAAGCGAAATTGAGCAAGAATCTGCAGAGTATTATTGCGAGAACGAGCCAACAGAGCAAATCGTTGAAAAACAGAGTGAGCGATCGGTTCACTTTTGGgaatattttcaatttcagaAGCTATCAATCGGCAACAATGGCGGATTTGACGGTCATTGATAAAGCTGCTGTACAGCCGAGCATAATTGTACCCCACATAGAAACCGATCAGCCCGGTTCGTGGGATAGCAGCGACGGCGATGGATTCCGGCAACTGGGTTTCAGTTCCGATGGGTCAGAGGCCACCGGAGATTGGTGGGTAGATCGAATGTTGGAAGATGATTATTGTAATGAAGGTTTGAAGAGTAAGAGGTTTAGGGTTTCTTCTTCTGTGGTTGTACCTCCAACTTTTAGTGGGTCACCTAGCTATGGTGAATGTTAa